A part of Maniola jurtina chromosome 19, ilManJurt1.1, whole genome shotgun sequence genomic DNA contains:
- the LOC123874874 gene encoding ATP-dependent Clp protease proteolytic subunit: MAMNCFRQFSRTVLGVPKARIVSHRALNTSLPARLGMIPIVVEQTGRGERAYDIYSRLLRERIICLMGPINDDISSLVVAQLLFLQSESSKKPVHLYINSPGGNVTSGLGIYDTMQYITPPVATWCVGQACSMASLLLAAGAPGMRHALPNSRIMIHQPSGGVRGQATDIQIQAEEILKLKAQINKLFVRHTGLPVEKVQNSMERDYFMSPTEAKAFGLIDNVLEHPPSVMESECASPPASPATATTD; encoded by the coding sequence ATGGCAATGAATTGCTTTCGTCAATTTAGCAGAACAGTGCTTGGTGTTCCAAAGGCGAGAATAGTATCCCACAGAGCACTCAATACAAGTCTGCCGGCTAGGCTTGGCATGATACCTATTGTGGTCGAACAGACAGGCAGAGGAGAGAGGGCATATGACATTTATTCGAGGCTTTTACGTGAGCGAATTATTTGCCTAATGGGACCGATAAATGACGATATCAGTTCTCTAGTCGTTGCTCAACTGTTATTCCTGCAATCGGAATCCAGTAAAAAACCTGTGCATCTCTATATAAACTCTCCCGGTGGGAACGTGACTTCCGGTCTCGGTATATACGATACAATGCAGTACATAACTCCGCCAGTAGCGACATGGTGTGTTGGCCAAGCTTGCAGCATGGCATCCCTGCTCCTAGCGGCCGGGGCACCAGGCATGCGCCATGCTCTTCCTAATTCCCGCATCATGATTCATCAACCGTCCGGTGGTGTAAGGGGACAAGCTACTGACATACAAATACAAGCTGAAGAGATTTTAAAACTGAAGGCTCAAATCAACAAACTTTTTGTCCGTCACACTGGCCTGCCTGTAGAGAAAGTGCAAAATTCTATGGAGCGTGATTACTTTATGTCACCAACTGAAGCCAAAGCGTTTGGTCTGATTGACAATGTACTGGAGCACCCACCATCTGTTATGGAAAGTGAATGTGCATCACCACCAGCGAGTCCGGCCACTGCAACTACTGATTAG
- the LOC123874880 gene encoding THAP domain-containing protein 1-like isoform X1, with translation MACVVRNCKSHRGIKGTHGKNISFHRFPTDEVFLNQWIDAVDLEPDWTPKNYHTVCSEHFTPDCFTNICSYRKHRKLTESAVPTLNLPQQPYKKKEDQTPNTGAYPTMVIVPLTPKCTEPSLTPYLRSSAKTETFNLPKPLVAIDKTDCSQCLQYRDQIQILKNKVEHLEQAARKRFSKIKALRQKAMSLELHNRELYKYIENKGGKKMVIESNKKRRRNIERSTMKCDDLLLVVKEEDSL, from the exons ATGGCATGTGTAGTAAGAAATTGTAAGTCTCACCGTGGAATAAAAGGAACCCACGGTAAAAACATTAGCTTTCATAG ATTTCCCACAGATGAAGTTTTTCTAAATCAGTGGATTGATGCAGTGGATCTCGAACCTGACTGGACACCTAAAAATTACCATACTGTATGCTCAGAGCACTTTACACCGGACTGTTTTACCAATATCTGTTCCTACAGAAAACATAGAAAACTCACTGAATCAGCTGTACCAACATTGAACCTACCACAACagccatataaaaaaaaa GAGGACCAAACGCCTAATACAGGCGCTTACCCTACAATGGTTATCGTGCCCTTAACACCTAAGTGTACAGAACCCTCTCTCACTCCTTATTTAAGATCTTCAGCAAAAACTGAAACTTTTAACCTACCAAAACCCTTAGTTGCGATTGACAAAACTGATTGTAGTCAATGTCTACAGTACAGGGATCAAAtacaaatattgaaaaataaagtaGAACACCTTGAACAAGCAGCCCGTAAaagattttctaaaataaaagcATTACGACAGAAAGCTATGAGCCTAGAGTTGCACAATAGAGAACTATACAAATATATAGAGAATAAAGGTGGGAAGAAAATGGTAATTGAATCTAACAAAAAGCGCAGGCGTAATATTGAAAGAAGTACAATGAAGTGTGATGATTTACTGCTGGTGGTGAAGGAGGAAGACTCATTGTAA
- the LOC123874880 gene encoding THAP domain-containing protein 1-like isoform X2 has translation MACVVRNCKSHRGIKGTHGKNISFHRFPTDEVFLNQWIDAVDLEPDWTPKNYHTVCSEHFTPDCFTNICSYRKHRKLTESAVPTLNLPQQPYKKKDQTPNTGAYPTMVIVPLTPKCTEPSLTPYLRSSAKTETFNLPKPLVAIDKTDCSQCLQYRDQIQILKNKVEHLEQAARKRFSKIKALRQKAMSLELHNRELYKYIENKGGKKMVIESNKKRRRNIERSTMKCDDLLLVVKEEDSL, from the exons ATGGCATGTGTAGTAAGAAATTGTAAGTCTCACCGTGGAATAAAAGGAACCCACGGTAAAAACATTAGCTTTCATAG ATTTCCCACAGATGAAGTTTTTCTAAATCAGTGGATTGATGCAGTGGATCTCGAACCTGACTGGACACCTAAAAATTACCATACTGTATGCTCAGAGCACTTTACACCGGACTGTTTTACCAATATCTGTTCCTACAGAAAACATAGAAAACTCACTGAATCAGCTGTACCAACATTGAACCTACCACAACagccatataaaaaaaaa GACCAAACGCCTAATACAGGCGCTTACCCTACAATGGTTATCGTGCCCTTAACACCTAAGTGTACAGAACCCTCTCTCACTCCTTATTTAAGATCTTCAGCAAAAACTGAAACTTTTAACCTACCAAAACCCTTAGTTGCGATTGACAAAACTGATTGTAGTCAATGTCTACAGTACAGGGATCAAAtacaaatattgaaaaataaagtaGAACACCTTGAACAAGCAGCCCGTAAaagattttctaaaataaaagcATTACGACAGAAAGCTATGAGCCTAGAGTTGCACAATAGAGAACTATACAAATATATAGAGAATAAAGGTGGGAAGAAAATGGTAATTGAATCTAACAAAAAGCGCAGGCGTAATATTGAAAGAAGTACAATGAAGTGTGATGATTTACTGCTGGTGGTGAAGGAGGAAGACTCATTGTAA
- the LOC123875232 gene encoding uncharacterized protein LOC123875232 yields the protein MNNKRLSSKEMVAKSKNKALSCSTPEHPLEFDSPSRDSDSICDSESASPVPFLCTQDGAEGETDVVWNFYTPKSEAAKSRFKNTTPVRRRTKKTRPISIEKPLPRRRVVKPSQRQSELLQELIELNQNLHEYISKKPSATTASKPQSEDDIFSDTSDSSPRSGVKSKTRCLRKNVLSSKFTKSEPECGLESDDSMNECLLKASQVVEENILNLQPKPAKKPCLEPVTKNFKPGLSVNINQDSMDAILSNIKLDSPSLKRIKKCDSPRLNNDSFDCLLGNLNESALERLTQMPTKNESRNNSNKNNESSWMLKELIVCDGSPSTKSIFGRHNSMPESPSVNNSNKPSTSGMAFGRYSSMPFNKSDEKMTVPGDSPIRCTPDEIKQKHKQARERLLAKRMLPFTSTQQSNTASLQSQVQPVPKKTSFQLKVPSSKVNNYVQRKDTVQEPNNIKLIIEKKRQEALMKLRRRQPPNK from the exons ATGAACAATAAAAGGTTATCATCAAAAGAAATGGTCgctaaaagtaaaaacaaag CTTTGTCGTGTTCGACACCAGAACATCCACTAGAATTTGATTCACCTTCTCGAGATAGTGATTCTATTTGTGATTCCGAGTCTGCCAGTCCTGTACCATTTCTATGTACGCAAGATGGAGCCGAGGGTGAAACCGATGTTGTTTGGAATTTCTATACACCTAAGTCTGAAGCAGCCAAGTCTAGGTTCAAAAACACCACACCAGTACGCCGACGGACGAAAAAAACGAGACCAATATCAATAGAAAAACCATTACCCCGACGTAGGGTTGTAAAACCTTCCCAGAGGCAATCTGAGCTGCTTCAAGAGCTTATTGAATTGAATCAGAATTTGCATGAATATATCTCTAAAAAGCCTTCTGCTACCACAGCCAGTAAGCCACAATCTGAAGATGATATATTTAGTGATACAAGTGACAGTTCACCAAGAAGTGGCGTAAAAAGCAAGACTCGGTGCCTTCGAAAGAATGTTTTAAGTTCAAAATTTACCAAATCTGAACCAGAATGTGGCTTGGAGTCAGATGATTCAATGAACGAGTGCTTATTAAAAGCAAGTCAGGTTGTGgaggaaaatattttaaatttacagcCAAAACCTGCAAAAAAGCCTTGCCTTGAGCCAGTTACAAAAAATTTCAAGCCTGGCTTATCTGTTAATATAAACCAGGATTCAATGGATGCCATTTTGAGTAATATCAAATTAGACTCACCATCTCTAAAAAGAATAAAGAAATGTGATTCGCCTAGGTTAAATAATGATTCTTTTGACTGTTTACTTGGAAATTTAAACGAAAGTGCCTTGGAGAGACTCACACAAATGCCTACAAAAAATGAATCAAGAaacaattcaaataaaaataatgagagtAGTTGGATGTTAAAAGAACTAATTGTTTGTGATGGAAGCCCTTCAACCAAGTCTATATTTGGAAGGCATAATTCGATGCCTGAGTCACCATCTGTCAATAATAGCAATAAGCCATCAACTAGTGGAATGGCCTTTGGGAGGTACAGTTCAATGCCTTTCAACAAAAGTGATGAGAAAATGACAG TTCCAGGTGATTCTCCAATAAGATGCACTCCAGATGAAATAAAGCAGAAGCATAAACAAGCTAGAGAAAGGCTTCTAGCCAAAAGGATGTTACCTTTTACCTCTACACAGCAGTCCAATACAGCATCATTACAGTCACAAGTACAACCAGTTCCTAAAAAAACAAGTTTCCAACTAAAAGTTCCAAGTAGTAAggttaataattatgtacaaagAAAAGACACTGTCCAAGAACCCAATAATATAAAGTTGATAATTGAGAAAAAAAGACAGGAAGCTTTAATGAAGCTAAGAAGAAGGCAAcctccaaataaataa